In the genome of Paenibacillus sp. GP183, the window GTAAATATTAGCGGGGCTGCTCAATAAGTGGCATTACGTAAATGTTTACTTTAGTATGGTAATCAAAAGCATTAAGGATATCTATGAATTAATTATCTTTTCCAATTGAATAATGGCTTCTCGTAGATCGCCAGCTAAAAAAGTACACTCTAAATCTAGATAATCATTATGGTCTTTATAATTTTCTTTTTCAATTTTGTATTCTTTTTGTCTTCTATCCAACATGCCAGGCATAAAACCATAGAATATTTGTTGTTTATTATTTATTATTCTACAACGATTTCTTATTTTATTAAGTAATTGTAACAATGTGGGTGCATCTACCAATATAGTGTAAGTATCAGACAGAATAGACTCCACGACGCTTAATTCAAGCTTTACAAGTGAATAATATTGAGTTTTCTGACTTTCTGGTAAAATCATGCTCGTTGCATCTGATAATAAATTTTGCAGTTCGGACATCAGCAATTGAAGTTTTAATCTTTTTTCGTAATATCCAAGAAAGGATGTTTTGACTTCATCATAACTCATAATTCCATCACCTTTATTCGTCCTTTTTGTAAAAAACCATCCCTTTTCAGTCTCAATTAAACAATGTGGAGCCTTCCAACTTTTCGGTATATGAACAATGTGGATTACATTACCGCTTGAGAGTTTAATTGGTGGATTTTTGAAATCCCAAAAAACACTAGGAGTGCATTTGTTGGGGAAGTTTCCAAAGTGCTCAGGAAAATCATGTGAGGGATTAATCCCAACAATGCGTTCGTCGACGGGAATAGAATTGTCGTTTTTTATACCAAAGATAAGAAATCCACCTTCGCTATTTGCAAATGCACAACTAGTTTTAATCAATCGTTGCTTTCCGTTCTCGTCATTTTTGTTTGGTAACATTTCTTTGAAGTCAAAATATTCAGATTCATAGTACCCTTTTGTTAGAATGTCTTTAATAATAGTTAGATTCCAGTCCTCGAGTCGATTAGGTATCATTAAGAATTCCTTTCTAACTTAAATTAAGGATCTGTACTCCTTGATGTCGATTTCTGACCAAAAGAAATATCATTAGGCGGTTAATTCTGAACTATCATTATCCGTTAGTTGAATGAACTAACCTTTGACTGAACGTGTTAATAATATTTCTCTTCTACTTAAAATAGGAACCGTTTCTAAATTGGATTGGGTTTGTGGATTATGATTTATATGTTACACCGTCTGAGTA includes:
- a CDS encoding ATP-binding protein; the protein is MIPNRLEDWNLTIIKDILTKGYYESEYFDFKEMLPNKNDENGKQRLIKTSCAFANSEGGFLIFGIKNDNSIPVDERIVGINPSHDFPEHFGNFPNKCTPSVFWDFKNPPIKLSSGNVIHIVHIPKSWKAPHCLIETEKGWFFTKRTNKGDGIMSYDEVKTSFLGYYEKRLKLQLLMSELQNLLSDATSMILPESQKTQYYSLVKLELSVVESILSDTYTILVDAPTLLQLLNKIRNRCRIINNKQQIFYGFMPGMLDRRQKEYKIEKENYKDHNDYLDLECTFLAGDLREAIIQLEKIINS